CTGAGCGCTATTTACTGACCTAATGCTAGGATAACGAGCAAGCCTTTTCGCGGAAAACGAGGACCAGAATATTAAGGCAAGAAAAATCCTTGCTGAACTGAGCAAACCCGTTTATCCTTGCAAATTTCTGGCTCATTTAAATTCTCGTCCTTCCCGAGGCATGCCTCCGCAACCAGAGGCAGCCCGTGCGCCAGCCACCGctttcccccatcccagctAAGGCAGCTGATCCCCTCCCGCCatgcccccccccgccccccgagGAATCGGTGTCGGTGAAGACCTCTCCGGGCTCAGGGCGGCCGCAGAGCAGCGACGTGCCCGTGCACACTGCGCCCGCGGGGGACGCCAGccccggcagcgcggcgggggcggcggggggcagcggggggcggcggggcgggggctgcgcggggcggTGGCGGAGGGGAgccgccctccccgccccctcGCACAGGCTTGTCCTTCCCAGcaccggcggcggcggctgggaTTGCCTCCCGAGGCGGCGGGGCGAAGCCACCTGccggggagcggcgcggcgcggtGCGGGCTGCCCGCGATGCCGGCTTAGCGGCGGGGCATggcggggcggctgcggggcggcaGGTGCAGGGGCGGGCGAGGCGGCGGTCCCCCGACGGGGCGGGCGCTGGCGCTGCTGGTGCCGCTGTGGCTgtgcgcggcgggcggcggcggagcggcgccGGTGTATAACCTCAGCCTGGCGGTGGACGAGGGGCTGCCGGCCGAGACGCTGGTGGGGGACATCCGCGCCGGGCTGCCGGagggcgcggggccgccgggggGCTTCCTGCTGTCGGAGGGCAGCGGCGAGTCGGCGGTGCTGGCGGACTTCCACGTCCAGCCGGAGACGGGCATCATCCGCACGGCGCGGCGGCTGGACCGGGAGCGGCGGGCGCGCTACAGCTTCGCGGCGGCTACGCTGCGCGGCGAGGTGGTGCAGGTGGAGATCGCGGTCACCGACGTGAACGACCACCCGCCGCGCTTCCCGCGGGACCGGCTGCAGCTCAACGTCTCCGAGCTCAGCCCGCCCGGCACCGCCTTCCGCCTGCCGGCCGCCCGCGACCCCGACGCCGGCCGCTTCGGCACGCAGGGCTACGCGCTGCTGGAGgagggcggcgcggcgggggagCCGCCGCTCTTCCAGCTGCGCTACGGGCGGCCGGAGCcgctggagctggtgctgctgcggCGGCTGGACCGCGAGCGAGCGGAGGTGCACCGGCTGGTGGTGGAGGCGTGGGACGGCGGCAGCCCGCGGCGCAGCGGCCGCCTGCGGGTGTGGGTGCGGGTGCTGGACGAGAACGACAACGCGCCCGCCTTCAGCCGCGGCGAGTACCGGGCGCGGCTGCGGGAGGACGCGCCGCCGGGCACGGCCGTCTGCCGCCTGCGGGCCACCGACCCCGACCTGGGCGCCAACGGCGAGGTGCGCTACGCCATCAACCGCCGGCAGAGCGACCCCGACGGCTACTTCGCGGTGGAGGAGCGCAGCGGCGTGCTGCGCCTCCGCCGCCCGCTGGACCGCGAGGCGCGGGCCCTGCACCGCCTGGTCGTGGAGGCGCGGGACGGCGGCGCCCAGCCCGAGGTCTCCAGCGCGCTCGTCTCCGTGGCCGTGCTGGACGTGAACGACAACCGCCCCGCCATCCGCCTGCTCTACCTCACCGAGAGCGGCGGCCCGCGGGTCTCCGAGGGGGCGCGGCCCGGCGACTACGTGGCCCGCGTCTCCGTCTCGGACGCCGACgagggcggcggggcggagggcggcggcggcatCGCGCTGGCCCTGCTGGGCGGCGACGGCGCCTTCGCGCTCCGGCCGGCCGGCGCCGGCGTCTTCTTCCTCTGCGTGGCGGGGCCGCTGGACCGCGAGAGCCGCGACCTCTACGAGCTGCGGCTGGTGGCCACGGACGGCGGCGCGCCGCCGCTCTCCGCTGAGGAGCCGCTGCTGCTGCGCGTCGCCGACATCAACGACGAGGCGCCCGCCTTCGCGCAGCCCCACTACCGCGCCGCCGTCTCCGAGGCCGCCTCCCCCGGCACCGCCGTGCTCCGCCTCAGCGCCTCCGACGCCGACGAGCCGGGCTCGCCCAACGCCGAGGTGCGGTACGCGCTGGAGGGCGACCCGGccgccctggccctgctgcgCATCGACGCGCGCAGCGGCGCCGTCAGCACGCGCGCCCGCCTGGACCGGGAGCGGCAGGCGGCGCTGGAGCTGCGCGTGGTGGCGCGCGACGGCGGGCGCccgccgcgcgccgccgcctGCCGCCTCAGCGTCCGCGTCGAGGACGCCAACGACAACGAGCCCCGCTTCGAGCGCCAGGTCTACCGCGGCCGCCTGCCCGAGCACGCCGCGCCCGGCCGCTGCCTCCTGCAGGTGAgcccccccccgcggcccgccgccctccccccgcccgcacCCACCGGCGAGAGCCCGGCGAGCGCAGGGCGGCCGGCGCGGAGCGGCACCGGGCCTCAGGGCCGTGCGGCGTGGCGCGGCCGGGGAGCGCCGGAGCGCCGCCGGTAGCGCCGGTGGCCTCGCAGACGCGTTCCTCGGCCCAGAGAACGTGAGGCGCGGTAACGGGCGCGGAGGGTCAGCTCATCGGCGAGGGCCGGGTGCGGCTCTCCCGAACGCCCAGAGGAACTGCCTGTGGGGTGTCcccctggggatggggagcgGGACCCCCGAGGGCAGGGGGGAGCCGCTGAGGGGGAGCCGAGGGCCGCACCGTGCCCGGGGGGCAGGAGTTCCTTCGGGGCCTGGCGGTATGTCCAGGGCTCCCAGCTCACGGTGAGAAGCAATGCACGCTGCCTTCGCAGAAACCTGTCGGTGCCAACCCGAGAAATGTTCTCCTTGTCCATCGAAAAGCCCGTTACTCTTTGGGAGTGCGTGGAGTGGGGGCTTGGTGGGCCcgggggctgccagccctgcagcttttGGCTTGGCAGGACGTTTTGGAACCGTGAACCGGGCAAAGTCTTTTCCACCCGCAGGACAGTCACAGCGGTAGGTCCTTAGGTGAAGGTACAAGCGTTTCAGAGGTGGTACTTTACATGAGTCTGGAGGAAAACGTGCTTAAAGAGGAGACGTATGGAGAGTTGCAATGTGTTTTCTCagtacttttaaagaaaaataattttatctttatcTCTGCATGGCCTActttatttgtcttttaaaatcaggaatCATTGATGATGATCAATGGTCTAAGACCAGTTTATttcaacaaaaagcattttcctctcttggtgtttgtttggtaggttttttgggtttttttttgtttgtgttttttttttttaatttgcactcTGAACTTGAAATGTACAGCTGTAATGAAAATCAAGCTATAAAAAGTTTGGGAGGGTTGAGCTCATggagctttttatttcatatccCAAACTGACAAGAAAATTCCATCACTGCCCTTTCTGTGACCTCCAgcccctggggaaaaaaacgCACTGGCGCCCCAGGAAAAGGCCGGGAGAAAGTTAATAACgtaatttaaaaagttgtttttctccggggaggagggggggtcCCACTGCCGCAGGTGGGCGCGGGCCCGGGGACGCGCCGTCGGCGTCCGTGGTGCTGAACGGCGGCGGGACAGGAGCCGTCGGGGTGCACGGCCACAGCCCCCTGCCGCGGCTGGGCGTAACGAACAGGcgctttttgcttttgatttaatCAGAAGCACCCTAAAGGGTTCCTGAAGcgttttaaagaaaattacctcTGATtgtgcttttattattatttttttttcttgtaggcTTTGATGTATTAATAGTGCAAATTTTCGAGCAGTTCAAAGGTGTGAGGCACTGTGGGTATCACCCGTGGTGTACTGAATTTTGAAAGCATCACCATGCTGCCGTAATCCTGTTCAGAGTGTAGAATGAAATAGTTAGGTCCTGGTGCCTGATGGATCAAACGTGGCATATTAAAGCCAAAGGTGACCGAGAATGAGGCATCAGAGACACGTGCAGATGAGCATCCCATGAACTGCCGGGGCAGGAAGGTGGTGTTCCTACTTGCAGGTTAATCCTGGGTCATCATAGTGATGTTCAGGTTTCATAGTGCATTGTATAATAGGCTTAAGCTTTAAATGTACCCACCTTTTAAGCTTTAAATGTACCCACCTTTTAAGCTTTAAATGTACCCACCTTTTAAGCTTTAAATGTACCCACCTTTTAAGCTTTAAATGTACCCACCTTTTAAGCTTTAAATGTACccaccttttaaaattatcctCTTTCCCCCTATTTTCCTTCTACTCAACCACTGTGAGCAGGAAGAGCTATCATAAACCAGGCAGCTTCATTTATGTTGCTCTAGGAGTTGCAGCTAGTGGTAAGAATGAAGAAAACGGTTTTGGTTTTGGCCAAGCCATTTTTCAGGGTCTGTGGTATGAGTCCTGTCTCTGATAATGGCGCTTGAACTTAAAAGCTAGCATGAAAAGGAGATAGCCACAGGCCGTGCTATTGCTGCTCCTCAAGAACCGAAAATGAACCAAGACACTGCAGGAGACTACTGAAGTCACTTagcttcctctgctctgcaacCCGAGGGACAGCAGAAGAGGACTGTGGGTGTTCATCACCTATTTGTGATAATCATTGGTGCTCCTTTTTATGTTTGGGTCACAGTCATAGTAGCTGGAAGTCTTCTAAAGCTTCCCGTCTTTCCCTTCTGCAAGCAGAGGGGCTCTTGCAATAGCGCATCACTGAAGTCTTGTTCATTAGTAACCTTTGCTTGGGGACCAGCTGGTGACAGACCATCACTTCATAGGTTGTAAGTCTGTGTAGAGGCATGAGGGCAGTGGGCTGATgagcattgataacatgcagctgtggccttgcctcgaaggcagtgggttggttgacaTGGACCAtatgcagctgtagctcgttccctctaagtagttaaatagccctgaggagtgtaGGAGAGGGGGCTGGGTGGAGGAGGGGCAGTGTTGGGGGCTGGCCTCTGGAGAAACAATGTGGATggtagaatctgactgatggtaaagcCCTCTTAGCAGCCTGGTAGCTTGCGGTGCTGTAGCATGTCTGCAGCTTTCTGCCCTAGTGCTTTGCTGTAGCTCTGCCCAACTGCCAGATACCAGGTGATTTATTCCCTTGTGTTCTTGACTGCATGTTGGTAAtaagagatttctttcttcctgggAGTTCTTTTACTCCCGCTGTGATTATTATTTAGGCTATCTTTGTTTCCCCCCTACTTACTCTTCACAAATCTAGCCCATGATGTGGGCTAGATCTATGAAGTGTATCAACTTGCATGTAAGTCTGTCTTTTAGtcctttctcctgctcctcAGGAATTCAGTGGTTGGAGGAATTGATTATGCACTTAGAAGACCAAGTTTTCAGCCACTTCTGGAAATGCTGCTTGATTCCAGGCATATGTATGGGCTTTTCTGTGTTGACAAAAGGCTTTCCCTTTCAGTGCAGATTGACTAGTAAGGCTGAATCCGCCTCCTGAAAAATAAGTGGAATGTGCTTGCATCAGCtaatataagaaagaaatgtgcCAATATGATGATTGTGCCATTGGGGAGGATAACGCAGGTGGAGATCAGAAATCTGAGCAGACAAATAGGGGCAAGTCTAAATGGGGTAAAGGGAAAGCAATGGGTTATCAAACAttagaaagcagagcaaaagtATGCAGTGAAACACGTAAGTAGATTTTTGAAGACACTACAGTGTTTATCatatttttgtccatttttgGATACTGAATTTCTGGTTTATTATTGGTTGTTATAGATACACCTGTGTTAAAATTTAAGCTTTACTAGTGGgatgattaaaaagaagaaaactaaaaaagatacaggcacagggaggaaaaggtgAATGCGGTTGGGGAGAAACTGTAGTGCATTAACAAACATGGAAGTAGCAGTAGCACTCTTTGTGTGATGTCAGCAGAAGGTTTAATAATGCTTTGGGTTTGGTAGATGTATTGGCATTCTTGTCTCTTCATGTAGAGGTATGGTGCATTATTTTTGAGTGGTCGCTGGCCTCGTGGATATTTCTTGTTCAATTATTGTGATGAACTTGAATCATGAACTTGAATATAAATCTGTTTCCTGGAGACCTAGTGTGACCTAGAAAGGCGGTAAGATGGAGGAATGAGTGAGAGCACCTTGGGCTTTCTCCTGTTTTACTTACTATACCTTTCATCCCATTCTCAAAGACCAATGTGATTACAAATGCCTGTGGACTATTGAGTGATGGTGATGATTATGCCCTATTTCTGCACTCTTTGGTGTCAGCTTGGCAGTTTCCGGTGGATTTAGCATCTGCTGATGCATACGTCTGTGACGATTGCACCTCTGTGGCCTAAGAGTGAGGAGTGTGACAAAGTGTCTCTCTTCTGAGCCATTCTCTTAATCCTATGAATGAATTAAGGAATAAAGCTCTGCTATAGACCTGCCTTGGTAACATAGATTTAACTGTGactgcagattttattttcaagcttttttaGGTGGTTGCAGTGCTTCTTAATACTCGTTGTGACAGTCCTCTTTATTACAACGTGTCTCAAAATTATAGTACTGAGTTGCTAGGTTTGTCAGGATTTTCAGTCTTCTAGCTGAAGCAGCAGTATATGATGCACCCTTCTCTTGTGTCTTTCATGGAGCAGGCTAAAACTTGATCTAAAGGGAAATAATTTGGCATGTCAGGCTGacatcagttttctttgttgcaCCTTTTACTTTGATGAGGTGGAAACACCCCATTCTGTTTCGTATCCTCTGGGGACTCCCGCATGAAAGAGTATTTCGCCCCTACTGGGCAGTGCAGAGCTTATAGTTAGCAAGAGACCTGGTGACTGTGGCAGCTCTCAGCTGAACTTGTGTTTTGAACTTCATGAAGGTATTAATTTTGTGTTATACAGCATAGTATATTCTGTATATGTTTGGGGTTTGTAAGTTAAACTTGCTTCTACTGTCAGGGTGTGCTGACAGATTGTAAGGTACTCTGTGGCATAAATGTCATTCATTTTATACTGCCACATGCATTCTTATGAAAAGTATAACGAGTTACGTACCTGTAATTGCATCTTGAACAGAACATCAATTGTCATGAATTAGTGACAGTCATGTCAGTTGTTTTTTACtgaatttatttgcttttatggtttattagaaaataaatgtttgttgGCTTTAGAGTCATCTCTGACggaacagaggaaaaggaagaatgcATGTTATCTGTCAAATGATAAACACTAATATGCATTCCGCTGTTAGGAGAACTTGTACTTTTCTGGTCCATTAAGGAGGGTGTTTTAGCTCACTGGTTAGAGCTCCtcagttctttttatttaaaagtaacagACTTTCTTATGCTGAGattgggtggggggtgggggtgtaaaTGCaatgacagcaaagaaagattttgtttaaagCTGTTAAAGCTAACCTATAGTATTACGGAATAATAAACCTGTGGGGTTTTAGAAAATGATATTTAAAGGTATAATATATGCAAGCAGAATGCATGGATTTTGAGGacttttttaaagtacttcGTGTATTTGAGAGAAGTTGTTCATTCTTACTTGAAATACACATTTCCCAGAGGTTGGATGAGAATGGGAGAGTTctagaaaagacattttaacgTGTAtgttttcctaatttttctcggctttctgaaaaaggaaaaagaaaactaggaGGACAGAAAGGCATGGCAGGTGCATCCCTGCTGTGAGGGATGGAGACTTGAGACTGTAACCTGTCAGTGAGCTGCTGAGCAGGTGGCAGCATTGGCTGCAGactgtatttctcttccttttctttccctgaatgTTGAAGCAAGGAGCTAAAAGGACAGTCCTTTCTCTAACGGTTTTGGTCCTGGATCATTTAGTCCATATTACAATTACTGAAACCAGAAATGAAGCCAGCAAACTAGGCTCACATAAGTTATAAAGAGCTATAAAATCAAGTTCATCCTAGTTAGAGGTAAGACAAAAAGAAGCTAGAAGAGATCAGGGCATGCATTCCTTTGTTGGCTTCCTGAGCTTTCCAGGTGTAATTTTCACTGCATCCAATTTAAAGAAGtctgctgcagaaaacacagattttggTTGTTGGCTTAGATTGctactgtgttttaaaactaGTACAGTTGACAACAGGAAGACCAAACTGCAGACTGAACTACAGTTACAGCAGAGAAATTCAACACCTAACCTATAACTATAATGCAAAACTGTTTGTTCATCCAATTGCTACTGTTATTTTACTGAGTCTAAAAGCAGTTAACATGTCATCCTTTATCTGTTAGGTGTATGATTTTGTagttatttctttctaaattcaCAACAAACATCCCTTTGCACTCCAAAAGCCATTTAGTAGATTCTCAGTAGATTATGATAGCTTTGTAGCTAATCACTTTTCATGGCTATGTACAACTTTTTGTAATCTACTAATATATGGCTTTAGAAGCAGGATAGTCTGGGCTCAGAGGTTAATAAATGTCTCTTTGAATCTGTGCAGTAGTGTTCTGATTGCAGTGCTGAGCTGATTGCATGAaggggaaaaatggaaaaaaaacccaccagaaaacTTTAATTATAAATGAATAGGATTTCTACTTTTGCTGAAGAATTCTGATTATGGTGCCCTTCTAGCTTTTTAATAATAGGAAAACCATTCCATTTAATAACTAAAATGTTTATAAGAATGAGTCTGTTCCTTGATGCAGTCCTTTCAGTGCCAGCATCCAACAGTGAATGGGTGCTTTGTGGATGTAACCAGCTGTGATCCTGAAAATGCAAGGATGTGAGAAATGGGAGGTAGAAGCCTGGGACTTCTGCTGCTCTTAGTTTGTAGTGACTTTTAAATGTGGGAAGTGTTAAATTTTCATTGTCCGCTACCGGCAAAAAACAGATCTCTGGAGGCAAGTAATTCCCCCACTCATGTACTGAATCTACAGCTGTTTGTTAACTGAACACACCGCTTGGAGAACATACGAAACATTGAAACATCGCAAACATTGACATGGAAATACTTGGCTTTTATTTGAGGattaaaaattatgtgaaattttgagaacaaaaacatttctcaaattgatgcagaaaaggaccttcttcccccagttctTGGGGGAGTCTTAACTGTCGTCAGCAAGCTGGGTCTGGGAAGAGGGAAAGTGTGAAGGCTTATGCATGGCTAAGTCTGAAATTGTCTGCACACTTTGGTCTATAGCCATGATGAGAAAAGGGATATGCATGATAAAGGTGGTAGTAGAGAAATTAGATGTATCCCTAGCTTTGGGGTAGTGGAGGAGGAGTGACGATACTAAGTAGtcttaataacatgctttatATTGCAGAAATCTCTATTAAAATATTAGCTAAAAACCTACTCTGATCACCAGTGGCAGAGTCCTTGAATACCTTTGGCTGCTAGTTTTGGAGAGTTCTGTAGCACAAGGAGTAATCAGTTAAGTGTCCAGCAAGCATTCATTTATAGCTACTGACCTTCTGGAGTAATGATGGTGAACTATTTTAGATGGAAGGCCTTCCAATTCAGAAATGTAGTGGTTTTGCTGGTGTTCACCTTCATACAAGGAGCTGACTTCAGCAGTTGTCTTATAATACACTTGAGCAAATTATTAATAAAGCTGCAAATGGTTGGTTATGGCCTGTCTGTTCATTTATCAAATATTAATGTCAGTTTATCATCTGTATAGATTTTCATAAATTGCTGGGTCAGCAGAAGGCTCAGCCTTTCCTGGAAGGCTTTAAAGTACTGGGAAATAGATGAGTTGGGAATCTTTAAGTTCCAGCTCACTATGCAAACAGATTGACCCACGGCAGAACgagcctttttattttacttcgCTGCGCAATTCGTTCTTGAAAACAGACTTCTAATtgcatgctgaaaaaaagtcaATGATTTACAGGgtctgcatttctcttttaaaatgcatgagTTTAATTTAGAACCTAGTCAGAAGCTTTATGGGCTTCAACATGCATGTAGATAGCTTGAAGAAACTTACACACACAGTTAATGATAGTTTGATAATGATAGAGAGAATGATAGTCTGAGCAATCCCTACTCTACATTCGGTGTAAAATGGTAAGTAATATGAACACTGCTGTAGCAAGGAACGGGGGTGTCTGTCCCACTGATTATCCAAATCCTGCTGCAGGTGTCAACAGTACAGAGGTGCAGATGTGAGCTAACAAACACTTTGGGAAAGTATCACACACTCACTTGGCACAGGTGTTCCACCTAAGAGCCTGTCTGTGTTGTGTTGGACCAATATCCCATCTAGCCCTATATCCATTTTCTCATAGGCGCTAAAAGCATATGCCCTGCATGAGTATTAGAACAGGGCAAACGTGAATCTTTCCCTCATGGATTCTCGGTGTTCAACTGTTTTCAGCTTAGAGACATCCCAAGCAAGGTAGAGTTTCTATGTATTTGTAACCCTGAATGGATTTTGTTCTGTGAAACATACACACAGTGTACTGTGGCAAAGGGTGTGCTCATCAGCTGCTTGCTCCGTGAGGAATCTCCCCTTTCCTTTGAACCTGGAGACGGGGGATGGTTGGTCCTGACTACTTGTGATTTCACATGTCTGTTGTATCACCTCTCCCTTGTCCAGTACTTACTCTTGTTAGCTcgaggaggaaaaaaaaaagcatttggcCAATAGCTATTCTTCTGAATggcaaatgcagaaatgtgacactagtgaaaatataaaataaagccTTGTTTGTTAGATACAGTAGAAGAAAGTGCACAT
The Falco rusticolus isolate bFalRus1 chromosome 1, bFalRus1.pri, whole genome shotgun sequence genome window above contains:
- the LOC119155694 gene encoding protocadherin-23-like, which encodes MAGRLRGGRCRGGRGGGPPTGRALALLVPLWLCAAGGGGAAPVYNLSLAVDEGLPAETLVGDIRAGLPEGAGPPGGFLLSEGSGESAVLADFHVQPETGIIRTARRLDRERRARYSFAAATLRGEVVQVEIAVTDVNDHPPRFPRDRLQLNVSELSPPGTAFRLPAARDPDAGRFGTQGYALLEEGGAAGEPPLFQLRYGRPEPLELVLLRRLDRERAEVHRLVVEAWDGGSPRRSGRLRVWVRVLDENDNAPAFSRGEYRARLREDAPPGTAVCRLRATDPDLGANGEVRYAINRRQSDPDGYFAVEERSGVLRLRRPLDREARALHRLVVEARDGGAQPEVSSALVSVAVLDVNDNRPAIRLLYLTESGGPRVSEGARPGDYVARVSVSDADEGGGAEGGGGIALALLGGDGAFALRPAGAGVFFLCVAGPLDRESRDLYELRLVATDGGAPPLSAEEPLLLRVADINDEAPAFAQPHYRAAVSEAASPGTAVLRLSASDADEPGSPNAEVRYALEGDPAALALLRIDARSGAVSTRARLDRERQAALELRVVARDGGRPPRAAACRLSVRVEDANDNEPRFERQVYRGRLPEHAAPGRCLLQVSPPPRPAALPPPAPTGESPASAGRPARSGTGPQGRAAWRGRGAPERRR